The following proteins are encoded in a genomic region of Candidatus Diapherotrites archaeon:
- a CDS encoding heavy metal-binding domain-containing protein: MENEKDFLPIITASALPGQRVSEVLGLVWGSDIRARSIFKDIVAMFRFLGGGEIKEYASLFDEVRHNAIEKLRRNAELVGADAIIDVRFVSSVVVPGGVEFLVYGTAVKLEKAK; the protein is encoded by the coding sequence ATGGAAAACGAAAAGGATTTCCTGCCGATAATAACGGCAAGCGCTTTGCCTGGCCAAAGGGTTTCCGAAGTGCTCGGATTGGTGTGGGGTTCGGACATCCGCGCAAGGTCAATTTTCAAGGACATAGTGGCGATGTTCCGCTTTCTTGGGGGCGGCGAAATAAAGGAATATGCCTCGCTTTTCGACGAGGTCAGGCACAACGCCATTGAAAAGCTGCGGAGGAACGCTGAGCTTGTCGGCGCTGACGCAATCATTGACGTGCGCTTTGTCTCCTCAGTAGTTGTTCCAGGCGGCGTGGAATTCCTTGTTTACGGCACGGCTGTAAAGCTTGAAAAGGCTAAATGA